One genomic window of Quercus lobata isolate SW786 chromosome 9, ValleyOak3.0 Primary Assembly, whole genome shotgun sequence includes the following:
- the LOC115960806 gene encoding amino acid permease 3-like encodes MKKMVDNTATKNQLPHHQVFDIDVIPHSGSKCYDDDGRLKRTGTVWTASAHIITAVIGSGVLSLAWATAQLGWVAGPTVMFLFSFVTYYTSTLLSACYRTGDPVNGKRNYTYMHAVRSNLGVSKVKICGLVQYLNLFGVAIGYTIASSISMMAIKRSNCFHSSDDKDPCHVNSNPYMIAFGIIQIIFSQIPDFDQLWWLSIVAAVMSFTYSTIGLALGIAKVAENGKISGSMTGISIGAVTQTQKIWRSFQALGDIAFAYSYSLILIEIQDTVKSPPAESKTMKKATLVSVGVTTLFYMLCGCMGYAAFGDTSPGNLLTGFGFYNPFWLLDIANAAIVIHLVGAYQVYCQPLFAFIEKEAANRYPDSDFITKDIKIPIPGYGHYKLNRFRLVWRSIFVVATTVISMLLPFFNDVVGLLGALGFWPLTVYFPVEMYIAQKKIPKWSTRWLCLQILSVACLIITIAAAAGSIAGVVIDLKSYKPFATSY; translated from the exons ATGAAGAAG ATGGTTGATAACACTGCCACAAAGAATCAGCTTCCTCATCATCAAGTTTTCGACATAGATGTTATCCCACACAGCGGATCCAAGTGCTACGACGATGATGGCCGCCTCAAGAGAACTG GGACGGTTTGGACAGCAAGTGCTCACATAATAACAGCTGTGATTGGATCCGGGGTTTTGTCCTTGGCTTGGGCCACTGCTCAGCTAGGATGGGTGGCTGGTCCTACTGTGATGTTCTTGTTCTCTTTTGTGACATACTATACTTCCACACTCCTCTCTGCTTGTTATCGTACAGGGGACCCGGTCAATGGCAAAAGAAACTATACTTATATGCACGCAGTTCGATCCAACCTTG GTGTATCAAAGGTCAAAATATGTGGGCTAGTCCAGTACCTAAACCTCTTTGGTGTTGCCATTGGCTACACAATAGCATCTTCTATAAGCATGAt GGCAATCAAAAGGTCTAATTGCTTCCACAGCAGTGATGACAAAGATCCATGCCATGTCAATAGCAACCCATATATGATTGCATTTGGCATTATTCAAATCATATTCTCTCAAATACCTGACTTTGATCAGCTATGGTGGCTCTCCATTGTCGCTGCTGTGATGTCCTTCACTTACTCAACAATTGGTCTAGCCCTTGGCATCGCCAAAGTAGCAG AAAATGGAAAGATCAGCGGAAGTATGACTGGAATAAGTATTGGCGCTGTgactcaaacccaaaaaatatggAGAAGCTTCCAAGCTCTTGGGGACATAGCTTTTGCATACTCTTACTCCCTTATCCTTATTGAAATtcag GACACAGTTAAATCACCACCAGCAGAGTCCAAAACAATGAAGAAGGCAACTCTAGTCAGTGTTGGAGTCACAACCCTTTTCTACATGCTTTGTGGTTGCATGGGTTATGCTGCTTTTGGAGACACTTCCCCTGGAAACCTTCTCACTGGTTTTGGCTTCTATAATCCATTTTGGCTACTTGACATAGCAAATGCTGCCATAGTAATCCACCTTGTTGGTGCATACCAAGTTTATTGCCAACCCCTTTTCGCCTTCATTGAGAAAGAAGCAGCAAACAGATATCCAGATAGTGATTTCATCACCAAAGATATCAAAATCCCAATCCCCGGCTATGGCCACTACAAACTTAACCGCTTCAGATTGGTATGGAGGTCAATTTTTGTGGTTGCAACCACTGTGATATCAATGCTTCTACCCTTCTTTAATGACGTGGTTGGACTTCTTGGAGCTTTGGGATTTTGGCCTCTCACAGTCTACTTCCCTGTGGAGATGTACATAGCGCAAAAGAAGATACCAAAGTGGAGCACAAGATGGCTTTGCCTTCAAATTCTTAGTGTTGCTTGCCTTATCATTACCATAGCTGCAGCTGCTGGATCAATTGCTGGAGTTGTTATTGATCTCAAGTCCTATAAGCCCTTCGCAACCAGCTATTAG